The following coding sequences lie in one Takifugu rubripes chromosome 8, fTakRub1.2, whole genome shotgun sequence genomic window:
- the LOC101080019 gene encoding LOW QUALITY PROTEIN: uncharacterized protein (The sequence of the model RefSeq protein was modified relative to this genomic sequence to represent the inferred CDS: deleted 1 base in 1 codon), producing the protein MTSAKLIFWLMCLEKFAQTASMESLNWKTNFILVKPGQNLTLPCLQKDNVSPTIYWFKQTLGEKPRLICTYRISSKNWKFVNDFKSNPRFQLHPGNKGANLTISDLELSDSATYYCVNQYVNVFDFTEGYKVIVEGSGLTIDQSASQSIQAEGSVTLNCTVHTGWTCDGDHTVYWFRNSGQSQLGLMYSHTGRNKQCERKTNTCFYSFSMKNLKTSQTGTYYCAVAACGHILFGNGTKLVFEDKGNYLVLVYFLSATWIFTIIVVILFTISLYMTKKRNSHHSLDSQSGIPDSPTANPAGNQKEDNIHYAALRANQSNRSRKQKNRQNECVYSTVKRANQSHAVLLVKSKKGTNMSLHRLCTLDTMTSFQRLCCLMCVFLGNIVHGDNTKLSIPIRQDADFLSADVGDNVTLKCFYEDSFTTTLYWYKQVIGQKPKLMSSFYLFGQKASFTDEFRNSTRFQLVTENLQHHLTISDSRVADSATYYCLASNFLEYQFHDGTTVSVRGSGFNVPTSVHQLASGTIQSEDSMMLNCTVHTPTCDEEHAVYWFRNSGESLPGVIFTSAVRRNNKCDRKTNSCFFNLSLKNMNESQTGTYYCGVASCQSIVFGAVTKVEFEDQKDSLVLFYFLCGASSFSIFLVVYLAFSVCMMNNHSCSCEELFQKRLSPLSKPKDRPDADGSVLWKKKMNRE; encoded by the exons atgacatctgcaaagttgatcttctggctgatgtgtttggagaaatttg ctcagacagcttcaatggaatctttgaattggaagaccaattttatcttggtcaaacctggacagaacctgactttgccgtgtcttcaaaAAGATAATGTTTCTCCCACGATCTATTGGTTTAAacaaactctgggagagaagccgagacTGATCTGTACATACAGGATATCAAGCAAAAATTGGAAatttgttaatgacttcaaaTCCAATCCACGCTTCCaactacatcctggtaacaaaggagctaatctgacaatatcagatttggagttatcagactcagccacctattactgtgtaaatcagtatgTGAATGtttttgactttacagaaggttataaagtcattgtagagggttcagggttgaccatagatcagtcagcatcacagtctatccaagcagaaggttctgtgacgctgaattgtacagtacatactgggtggacttgtgatggggatcacactgtttactggttcagaaactctggacaatctcagctgggactcatgtacagccatacaggcaggaataagcagtgtgagaggaaaaccaacacctgtttctacagcttctccatgaagaacctgaaaacttctcagactgggacctactac tgtgctgttgcagcatgtggacacattctgtttggaaatggaaccaagctggtgtttgagg ataaaggaaactatcttgttttggtgtatttcctcagtgcgacctggatatttaccatcatcgtgGTTATTTTATTCACCATTTCACTTTATAtgacgaaaaagagaaacagccatcactctctgg ACTCGCAGTCAGGGATCCCAGACTCACCCACAGCAAACCCAGCG GGCAACCAAAAGGAAGACAACATCCATTATGCTGCTTTGAGAGCCAACCAGTCCAACAGATcgaggaagcagaagaacagacagaatgaatgtgtgtactctacT GTCAAACGGGCCAACCAATCACATGCAGTTTTATTGGTTAAGAGCAAAAAGGGGACCAACATGTCTCTACACCGCCTTTGCACTTTAGACACAATGACATCGTTTCAGAGATTATGctgtctgatgtgtgtgttcttgggaAACATTG TCCATGGGGACAATACGAAGTTGTCCATCCCCATTCGTCAAGATGCTGATTTTCTATCAGCGGACGTTGGTGACAATGttactttaaaatgtttctatGAAGACAGTTTTACAACAACCCTTTACTGGTATAAGCAAGTGATAGGCCAGAAACCAAAGCTAATGTCTAGCTTCTATTTATTTGGTCAAAAAGCTTCCTTTACGGATGAATTTAGAAACAGCACACGTTTCCAGCTGGTTactgaaaatctccagcatCACTTGACAATTTCAGATTCACGTGTTGCTGACTCCGCTACCTATTACTGCTTAGCAAGCAACTTTTTGGAATATCAGTTTCACGACGGCACAACTGTCAGTGTGAGGGGGTCAGGTTTTAATGTTCCAACTTCAGTGCATCAGTTGGCGTCTGGCACAATTCAATCAGAAGATTCCATGATGCTGAACTGCACAGTTCATACTCCAACCTGCGATGAAGAACatgctgtttactggttcagaaactctggagaaTCTCTACCAGGAGTTATTTTCACCAGTGCAGTCAGAAGGAATAACAAGTGTGACAGGAAAACCAACAGCTGTTTCTTCAACCTATCCCTAAAGAACATGAATGagtctcagactgggacctactattgtggtGTCGCATCCTGTCAAAGCATTGTGTTTGGAGCTGTAACCAAGGTGGAATTTGAGG ATCAGAAAGACTCTCTGGTCttgttttacttcctgtgtggtgcatcATCATTCAGCATATTTCTGGTAGTGTATCTGGCCTTCTCGGTGTGCATGATGAACAATCACAGCTGCAGTTGTGAAG AATTGTTTCAGAAAAGAttgtcacctctgtccaaaccaaag gatcgtccagatgcagatggttctgttttgtggaagaagaagatgaacagagaa